The genomic segment AATTGCTGTTCCTGTTCCCGGTTCATTCAGAACAATGCTTCGCTGCGTAATACGGCAAAATCCCCTTGTTCTATTCAATCACTCCTTGCTAACGCGTTTGTCTGAATCATTCATCTATCCAACCTTATAAAAGCATGCGCATGCATTTAATTTAACGCAAAAAATAAATGGTGTCAAGTCGCGCGCTCCTTCTTCATATACAGCTTCCACGGAGAATCGCTGCCTCCCCCGCTCTTTATAAATTTATCCTTTCGCGAAGCTCACGTTTACGGTATTGGCTAGGTGATTCAGTCATTAGTCGTGTAAATAAAATAGTAAAATAATTCGCATTTTCATAACCGAGCAAATGGGCGATTACCGAAATTTTCAGCTTGGTCGAAACAAGCAATTGCCTGGCTTCGGCCATGCGACGATTTAAAATATAATTGATCGGCGAATCGTTGTACTTGCGATGAAACACATGGGAAATATAATAGGGATTCAAGTGAAACTCGGTGGCAATATCCTGCAGCGTAAGATGGCGCAAATAATGAATATCCAAATATTCTTTGATTCCAATCGCCAAGGACTCAGCATCCCGAACCTTATTCAAGGTCGTATTTTCTTTATTCAGCCGATGCACCCAGACTACCAATACCGCCAATAATTGCTGGGTGGCCTGCTGGTACTGATCCCGTTTATGCTGCGCCTCTTCAAATAATAAATCAAATAACGATTGAATTGTATTTTTGTGCTCTTTCGTTTTCATGACAGGGCAGCATTCCAGCGGAATTAACATCTCCATAGCTGGATGTAAAATACCGCTATAGTAAAGCGCCAGCGGATTATTCTGACTGGAGTACTCCTCATGCATTACGCCTTTATTGTATACTAGCAGGTCTCCCTCCTGCACTGCGTAACGCTCCCCCGCAATCGTTACAACGCCTTCGCCCTTCGTTACAAAAATCAGCTCGCTGAAATGCTGATGCCGATGCGCCGGAAAGTTCCAATCCGGCTGCTCCAATACTTTTCCAATATATTGCAAGGTTAAATTCATAGATGTTCTCGTCCTCATATCCCATATTGCTTGCTCTCCCCTTATTATCATTTATAGAGGCCACAAATAGCAAGATCTATCACATTTTGATGAAGGAAGCCAAGATGTTGCATTGTAAATCCATTGATCAGAAATTATGATTATATCTTGTATATTATATAGAGAAACAGACAGGATAGGAGAATTTTCAATGTTAAATTCACAATCGCTTGCGGGCGTTCAGTCACAGCGCAAGGAGAAAATGCCAGCCTCGCTTATATGGTTAACGATGGGAGCCTTCGCCATCGGCATGACTGAATTTTTAGTCATGGGACTGCTGCCTAACGTGGCGTCCGATCTTAACGTGACCATTCCCCAAGCAGGTCAAATCATTACGAGCTATGCCTTGGGCGTTGCAATCGGCGCACCGCTACTGACCATTATGACGCATTCCGTTGCCAAGAAAAGGCTGTTGCTGCTGCTTATACTCATTTTTATTTTGGGCAATGCCTTTTCCATGCTTGCTCCAACCTACCCCTTGCTGATCTTCGCAAGAATCGTCACGGCACTGGCACATGGCACTTTCCTTGGCGCAGGCACCTTAATCGCAACACATCTCGTCGCTCCCCACAGAAAGGGAAGCGCAGTAGCACTTGTATTAGCCGGACTTACGATTGCCAATATTGTTGGCGTACCCTTCGGCACCTTTATCGGTCAGGAATTCGGATGGAGAGCTTCATTTGGGGTCATCACCGTTTTGGGCATAATTTCACTTGCAGGAATTTGGAAATATATCCCTATTATTTCCGAAAGCCACAATGCGAGCGTTATGCAGGAAATTAAGGCTGTTGTTAAACCTCAGGTTTTGCTTATGCTTATAGCTGGCTTATTTGGCTGCGCAAGCCTGTTCGCCTTATTTACCTACATCTCGCCCGTGCTTCAGGAGATTAGCGGGTTTAAGGAGCAAAACGTCACCTGGATTCTTGTCATTTTTGGCATATCCGTAACTATCGGCAATATAATTGGGGGCAAGCTGGCAGATTGGAAGCTGCTTCCTGCTCTTATGGTTAACTTTGCATGTTTAAGCATCGTGTTAGCAGCTTTGTCGGTAACCTTGCACCATCCTATTTTGGCCATAGCCACTTTATTTATTTGGGGAATTGCCGCCTTCAGCATTATGCCGGGCATTCAGCTTCGCACAATGACTTTGGCGAGTGAGGCGCCCATGCTTGTCGCGACATCCAATCACTCATTCCTCAATATGGGGAATGCCTTGGGCGCCTACATTGGCGGAGTCGTCATTACGCATGCAGGTCTAGGCGGCTTGCCGTGGCTGGCAGCGGGCCTTGCGTTGATCGGTTTTTTGCTGGTCATCGTCATCCTATTGGCTGATAAAAAGACCGTTCGTATCTAAGTACTAAGTATCTAAATAAATACAAATAACTCCGCAGCTCTTCATTCCTAGCTGTAAATGCCCAACGAAATACAAACAGAAGAAGGCCGTTTTTCACGGTCTTCTTCTGTTTGTAAAACTTGTTTACTGGGTAAGATTCGCTTCAATAACCACTTCTACTTTAAGAATGCGGTCCTTGCTGACTGTATCTACATATATTTATTTTCAGTGATTTTCTCCATTCCTTTACGCTCATCTCCATCAAATTCATCATGGATTTCTCCTACAATTTCTTCTAGAATGTCCTCTATGGTTACAAGGCCGGACGTTCCCCCATATTCGTCTATAAGAATAGCAAGATGAACCCGCTCCTGCTGCATACGTTTAAGCAATACTTTCAAAGGTGTTGCTTCGGAAACGGTCACTACAGGACGAAGAAGCTTTTTCACATCAAATTCATGGTCAATATCCTCATTTTGCAAAAATAATTGCTTCGTGTTAATCATCCCTACTATTTGGTCTTTATGATCTGTCGCTACAGGAAAACGTGTATATTGCTCCTT from the Paenibacillus sp. BIHB 4019 genome contains:
- a CDS encoding helix-turn-helix domain-containing protein, with product MNLTLQYIGKVLEQPDWNFPAHRHQHFSELIFVTKGEGVVTIAGERYAVQEGDLLVYNKGVMHEEYSSQNNPLALYYSGILHPAMEMLIPLECCPVMKTKEHKNTIQSLFDLLFEEAQHKRDQYQQATQQLLAVLVVWVHRLNKENTTLNKVRDAESLAIGIKEYLDIHYLRHLTLQDIATEFHLNPYYISHVFHRKYNDSPINYILNRRMAEARQLLVSTKLKISVIAHLLGYENANYFTILFTRLMTESPSQYRKRELRERINL
- a CDS encoding MFS transporter, with amino-acid sequence MLNSQSLAGVQSQRKEKMPASLIWLTMGAFAIGMTEFLVMGLLPNVASDLNVTIPQAGQIITSYALGVAIGAPLLTIMTHSVAKKRLLLLLILIFILGNAFSMLAPTYPLLIFARIVTALAHGTFLGAGTLIATHLVAPHRKGSAVALVLAGLTIANIVGVPFGTFIGQEFGWRASFGVITVLGIISLAGIWKYIPIISESHNASVMQEIKAVVKPQVLLMLIAGLFGCASLFALFTYISPVLQEISGFKEQNVTWILVIFGISVTIGNIIGGKLADWKLLPALMVNFACLSIVLAALSVTLHHPILAIATLFIWGIAAFSIMPGIQLRTMTLASEAPMLVATSNHSFLNMGNALGAYIGGVVITHAGLGGLPWLAAGLALIGFLLVIVILLADKKTVRI